TATTGGGCTCTGTCGGCGGGCAGGGGCGTGATGGTAATGTCTATTCCCAGGCTTTGATAAATTTGCGGCAGTACAATACGGCCAAGTTCCTGCTCTGAAAGATATTCTATTGAGGCGAATTCGTAGCTGTCGGCAATGGCAGTTGCCTGTGCGGATACAGTAATAATCAGTAAAAAACCAAGCAGGCAATACAGCTTATTCATATGAAATACGGTGATTTGAACAGGCACTGGTGACGGTATATTAACATAATTCAGCTTGTGGCCCTAATAGAGCGACAAGCTGAGTCTCTTTTTTGGGCATGCAGCAGAAAAGGTTCAGTGTTATTGACTTTTGTTATAAAAGTGTTAATTTGTCTGTGTGGCTTTCTATTGCCAGCAGTAAATCGTCACTATGTTTATGGCTAAAAAGAAAGGAGAAAAAATGAAAAAGATATTTTTCGCTGTATCATTAACGGCCATGTTGTCGGCCTGTGCTGCAACCTCAACTATGACGGCACAAGAAAAAGATGCTGCCTACCTTGACTATATTGCCGAGCATCAACTGGAAAGCGTAGATAAGGTGCGAAGTTTTACTTTTAAAGATTGGCAGTCACTAAGTGATAAACATTTACTTGTTTCCACCTCTTTAAAGAAGCATTATTTACTCGGGCTTAAGCACTCTTGTGCTGATCTGAAGTTTTCCCAGGGGATTGCCGTTAACCGGACCAGTAATTCCAGCCTGATGGCGAAGTTTGATTCTGTGACCGCCCTGAGGGCTCCGGAGATAAAGTGTTACATCAAGTCTATCCACCCGGTCAATAAAGAGCAGGCAATGGAAATTGCGGCCATAGGTAAGCCGGCGGAGAGCAGTGAGATATAAAGCCGTTTGTTGCTGAGTTTACTGCCGTATAAAATTTAAGCCCTATAGTCGCCGGTTTATAGGGTTTTTATCGTTATTTTCACTTTATCAATCGTTTTTCTTTGTCTACCTTGATTATAAGGAGCTGTTCCCCTCCAAAGGTAAACAGTTCCCGGTTTGCTGCTACAAGGGAGTGTAAGGCTTATGTCGCAAAGTTTTCACGAGCATTTAAGCGAATTAACGGTTCGCTATAACAATGATGAGCTTAACGAAGAAGAACTTAGGGAATACAAAGCGTTAGCCGAGTTGATGAAATCTGTCCTCAGGGTATACCACTTGCAATACCTGGCCGAGAAAACTCAGAAGCCGTAGCTCTGGTAATGGCTTAGCTAGCAGCTCAGGTAATTAAGGTCATGATTTCATCCGTCCATTTTACGGCCTGCCAATAGTGCTGGGTTAAAGCTTGCTGTTTTTGTTGTGGCAAGGCCGGCTTGAGGGCAAGGTTTTTTTCATAGTCCTTAACCAGCAACAGGACATTTTGTTCGCTGTAGTTATTATCCTGCAATGCCGTTTTTATATGGGACGCCAGCCGTATTTCCTTCAATATATTGTCAAGCTTAAGGTTTAATGCCGCATCCAGTCCCGAAAACAAACCTATGGTAAAACAGTCTTTGGCATTGGCAACTTTGACGGATTTGCCGTACAGCTCACAGGTT
This genomic window from Thalassomonas viridans contains:
- a CDS encoding DUF6491 family protein codes for the protein MKKIFFAVSLTAMLSACAATSTMTAQEKDAAYLDYIAEHQLESVDKVRSFTFKDWQSLSDKHLLVSTSLKKHYLLGLKHSCADLKFSQGIAVNRTSNSSLMAKFDSVTALRAPEIKCYIKSIHPVNKEQAMEIAAIGKPAESSEI